From one Catenuloplanes nepalensis genomic stretch:
- the typA gene encoding translational GTPase TypA, which translates to MQTRSDLRNVAIIAHVDHGKTTLVDAMLTQGGAFSARAEAADRVMDSMDLEREKGITILAKNTAVRYVPPTGDPVTINIIDTPGHADFGGEVERGLTMVDGVILLVDASEGPLPQTRFVLRKALAARMPIILVINKVDRPDARIKEVVDDTYELFLDLDADEEQIDFPIVYACARDGIASLTQPADGTIPEDSDSLLPLFTTLLNTIPAPSFTEGAPLQAHVTNLDASPFLGRLALCRVHEGTITKGSTVTWCKTDGTMSKVRISELLMTEGLERKPATSAGPGDIIAVAGIPEIMIGETLADAENPVALPLITVDEPAISMTIGTNTSPLVGKVKGAKVTARMVKDRLDAELIGNVSLRVLPTERPDAWEVQGRGELALAILVEQMRRENYELTVGKPQVVTKEIDGKTCEPVERLTIDAPDEYLGAITQLLATRKGRMEQMVNHGTGWIRMEWLVPARGLIGFRTEFLTDTRGTGILHHVFEKYEPWFGELRTRNNGSLVADRSGPVTAFAMTNLQERGSLFVEPTTEVYEGMIVGENSRSDDMDVNITKEKKLTNMRASTSDETEKLIPPRKLSLEQALEFCREDECVEVTPAAVRIRKVILNQQERGRAAARRKHSN; encoded by the coding sequence ATGCAGACCCGCTCCGACCTCCGTAACGTTGCGATCATCGCCCACGTCGACCACGGCAAGACCACGCTGGTCGACGCCATGCTCACGCAGGGCGGCGCGTTCTCCGCCCGGGCCGAGGCCGCCGACCGGGTCATGGACTCCATGGACCTGGAGCGCGAAAAGGGCATCACGATCCTGGCGAAGAACACCGCCGTGCGGTACGTGCCCCCGACCGGCGACCCGGTCACCATCAACATCATCGACACCCCCGGCCACGCCGACTTCGGCGGCGAGGTCGAGCGCGGCCTCACCATGGTCGACGGCGTCATCCTGCTCGTCGACGCGTCCGAGGGCCCGCTCCCGCAGACCCGCTTCGTGCTCCGCAAGGCGCTGGCCGCCCGCATGCCGATCATCCTGGTGATCAACAAGGTGGACCGCCCGGACGCCCGTATCAAGGAGGTCGTGGACGACACCTACGAGCTCTTCCTGGACCTGGACGCGGACGAGGAGCAGATCGACTTCCCGATCGTCTACGCCTGCGCCCGCGACGGCATCGCCTCGCTGACCCAGCCGGCCGACGGCACGATCCCGGAGGACAGCGACTCGCTGCTGCCGCTGTTCACCACGCTGCTGAACACGATCCCGGCGCCGTCGTTCACCGAGGGCGCGCCGCTGCAGGCGCACGTGACGAACCTGGACGCGTCGCCGTTCCTCGGCCGTCTCGCGCTCTGCCGCGTGCACGAGGGCACGATCACCAAGGGCTCGACCGTCACCTGGTGCAAGACCGACGGCACCATGTCGAAGGTCCGCATCTCCGAGCTGCTGATGACCGAGGGCCTGGAGCGCAAGCCGGCCACCTCGGCCGGCCCGGGCGACATCATCGCGGTCGCCGGCATCCCCGAGATCATGATCGGTGAGACGCTGGCGGACGCGGAGAACCCGGTCGCCCTGCCGCTGATCACGGTGGACGAGCCGGCCATCTCGATGACCATCGGCACCAACACCTCGCCGCTGGTCGGCAAGGTCAAGGGCGCGAAGGTCACCGCCCGCATGGTCAAGGACCGGCTGGACGCCGAGCTGATCGGTAACGTGTCGCTGCGCGTGCTGCCGACCGAGCGGCCGGACGCCTGGGAGGTCCAGGGCCGTGGCGAGCTGGCGCTGGCCATCCTGGTCGAGCAGATGCGCCGGGAGAACTACGAACTGACCGTCGGCAAGCCGCAGGTGGTCACGAAGGAGATCGACGGCAAGACCTGCGAGCCGGTCGAGCGCCTGACGATCGACGCGCCGGACGAGTACCTCGGCGCGATCACCCAGCTGCTGGCGACCCGCAAGGGCCGGATGGAGCAGATGGTCAACCACGGCACCGGCTGGATCCGGATGGAGTGGCTGGTCCCGGCGCGCGGCCTGATCGGCTTCCGGACCGAGTTCCTGACCGACACCCGCGGCACCGGCATCCTGCACCACGTCTTCGAGAAGTACGAGCCGTGGTTCGGCGAGCTGCGCACCCGCAACAACGGCTCCCTGGTGGCGGACCGCTCCGGCCCGGTCACCGCGTTCGCTATGACGAACCTGCAGGAGCGCGGCAGCCTCTTCGTGGAGCCGACCACCGAGGTCTACGAGGGCATGATCGTCGGCGAGAACTCCCGCTCCGACGACATGGACGTCAACATCACCAAGGAGAAGAAGCTCACCAACATGCGGGCTTCCACCTCCGACGAGACCGAGAAGCTGATCCCCCCGCGCAAGCTCTCCCTGGAGCAGGCGCTGGAGTTCTGCCGCGAGGACGAGTGCGTCGAGGTCACCCCGGCCGCGGTCCGCATCCGCAAGGTCATCCTCAACCAGCAGGAGCGCGGCCGCGCCGCCGCCCGCCGCAAGCACTCCAACTGA
- a CDS encoding CocE/NonD family hydrolase: MIESVAAAALAAGLGLPKAAGNAMTIERDLSVRARDGVILRTDHYAPSQDGPAVLIRTPYGRGAAMPMLGRLLAARGVHVVIQSCRGTFGSGGRFEPLVHERDDGLDTLAWLRRQRWYAGRLGLFGVSYQGAAHYAIAADAAPDLAAVVASVTTSAMRDLTYAGEAFSLDTVLTWTQLLESRTVPWLSRQLELRRSQPRLAAGFAHLPLAEADRVVTGGTVPFFQQWLAEHAAGAEYWRDRVFGERLAEVDAPVLMVAGWHDIFLPAQLDDFVVLREAGRRPSLTVGPWTHGSAGLFAATLRAGVPFLLRHLTAPDARHLTAPDARHLTVPDARSSGTVDITLTGRPERRDDWPPRYRPAAWHLRADRELSEEPAGAGPPDTFTYDPADPTPSIGGPVLVAHRSGPVDNARLEARPDVLTWTSAPLAHDLTAIGPVRAEIWERSSLPYHDVFVRVCDVDRAGVSRNVCDGLVRVTPGRFDADAEGVQRVIVPLWPIGHVFRAGHRLRVQVSGGAHPRWSRNPGTGDPLGAAVTLRAAEREVFHDGVRRSAVFLPVETPPSTGS, encoded by the coding sequence GTGATCGAGTCGGTGGCGGCGGCCGCGCTGGCGGCCGGGCTGGGCCTGCCGAAGGCGGCGGGAAACGCGATGACCATCGAACGTGACCTGTCGGTACGGGCCCGGGACGGCGTCATCCTGCGTACCGACCACTACGCGCCGTCCCAGGACGGGCCCGCCGTGCTGATCCGCACGCCCTACGGCCGGGGCGCCGCGATGCCGATGCTCGGCCGGCTGCTGGCGGCGCGCGGCGTGCACGTGGTGATCCAGTCCTGCCGGGGCACGTTCGGCTCGGGCGGGCGGTTCGAGCCGCTGGTCCACGAGCGCGACGACGGCCTGGACACGCTCGCCTGGCTGCGCCGCCAGCGCTGGTACGCCGGCCGCCTCGGCCTGTTCGGCGTCAGCTATCAGGGCGCCGCGCACTACGCGATCGCGGCGGACGCGGCGCCGGACCTGGCCGCCGTGGTGGCATCCGTGACCACCTCCGCGATGCGTGACCTGACCTACGCGGGCGAGGCGTTCTCCCTGGACACGGTGCTGACCTGGACCCAACTGCTGGAGTCGCGGACCGTGCCGTGGCTGTCCCGCCAGCTGGAACTGCGACGCAGCCAGCCGAGGCTGGCCGCCGGGTTCGCGCACCTGCCGCTGGCCGAGGCGGATCGGGTCGTGACCGGTGGCACGGTGCCGTTCTTCCAGCAGTGGCTGGCCGAGCACGCGGCCGGCGCGGAGTACTGGCGGGACCGGGTGTTCGGCGAACGGCTGGCCGAGGTGGACGCGCCGGTGCTGATGGTGGCGGGCTGGCACGACATCTTCCTGCCCGCGCAGCTGGACGACTTCGTGGTGCTGCGCGAGGCGGGCCGCCGGCCGAGCCTGACGGTCGGCCCGTGGACGCACGGCAGCGCCGGTCTCTTCGCGGCCACGCTCCGCGCCGGCGTGCCGTTCCTGCTGCGGCACCTGACCGCACCGGACGCCCGGCACCTGACCGCACCGGACGCCCGGCACCTGACCGTGCCGGACGCCCGGTCGTCCGGCACGGTCGACATCACGCTGACCGGCCGGCCCGAGCGCCGGGACGACTGGCCGCCGCGCTACCGCCCGGCCGCCTGGCACCTGCGGGCGGACCGGGAGCTGAGTGAGGAGCCGGCCGGAGCGGGCCCGCCGGACACGTTCACCTACGACCCGGCGGACCCGACGCCGTCGATCGGCGGGCCGGTGCTGGTGGCGCACCGGTCCGGGCCGGTGGACAACGCGCGGCTGGAGGCGCGCCCGGACGTGCTCACCTGGACGAGCGCGCCGCTCGCGCACGACCTGACCGCGATCGGGCCGGTGCGCGCGGAGATCTGGGAACGGAGCTCCCTTCCGTACCATGATGTCTTCGTCCGGGTCTGTGATGTGGATCGTGCGGGCGTCTCGCGGAACGTGTGCGACGGGCTGGTGCGGGTCACGCCCGGCCGCTTCGACGCCGACGCGGAGGGCGTGCAACGGGTGATCGTGCCGCTGTGGCCGATCGGGCACGTGTTCCGCGCCGGGCACCGGCTGCGCGTGCAGGTCAGCGGCGGTGCGCATCCGCGCTGGTCGCGCAACCCCGGCACCGGCGATCCGCTGGGCGCCGCGGTCACGCTCCGGGCGGCCGAACGCGAGGTCTTCCACGACGGGGTCCGGCGTTCCGCCGTGTTCCTGCCCGTCGAGACGCCGCCTTCGACCGGGTCGTAA
- the gsmA gene encoding sporangiospore maturation cell wall hydrolase GsmA, which translates to MRSGSVARHLRKGGGRHRRKARVPGAAGIRKLGPVALVVAGTVAALGGAPVEALGATAGSTVDSPGTPLNVRSGGSSAHKKVGALADGAAVTVSCQVFGQQVAGGVRDSPYWLRLTGGGYVSDAYVRWRPERPHVAWCGPAAATVPIARPGDAPGLNVRSVSNTGGRELRKIGDGETLHVVCQDWGESVSGTQRRSAAWNKLAEGGYVADANVVWPSSPTLPWCGQAPPTVPPATPEAFITRVSGPAQEGMRRYSVPASVTIAQAILESGWGGSGLTRRDHNYFGIKCFGSPAGIAVGCRTYETSECGKKGCFRTRASFRAYRNASGSMLDHGRFLTVNPRYAPAFVWDYAPERFARAIHKAGYATSPTYADNLINIMRRYDLTRFDLR; encoded by the coding sequence ATGCGCAGCGGTTCCGTGGCTCGTCACCTGCGAAAGGGCGGCGGGCGGCATCGCAGGAAGGCCCGGGTTCCGGGCGCGGCGGGCATACGCAAGCTCGGCCCGGTCGCGCTGGTCGTGGCCGGCACCGTGGCCGCGCTCGGCGGCGCGCCGGTCGAGGCGCTCGGCGCCACGGCCGGCAGCACCGTGGACAGCCCGGGCACACCGCTCAACGTCCGCTCCGGCGGGTCGAGCGCGCACAAGAAGGTCGGTGCGCTCGCGGACGGCGCCGCGGTCACCGTCAGCTGTCAGGTCTTCGGCCAGCAGGTCGCGGGTGGTGTCCGGGACAGCCCGTACTGGCTGCGCCTAACCGGCGGCGGATACGTCTCGGACGCCTACGTGCGGTGGCGGCCGGAGCGGCCGCACGTCGCCTGGTGCGGGCCGGCCGCGGCGACCGTGCCGATCGCGCGGCCCGGCGACGCGCCCGGGCTCAACGTCCGGTCCGTCTCCAACACCGGCGGCCGTGAACTGCGGAAGATCGGGGACGGCGAGACGCTGCACGTGGTCTGCCAGGACTGGGGCGAGTCGGTGTCCGGCACCCAGCGCAGGAGCGCGGCCTGGAACAAGCTGGCCGAGGGCGGGTACGTGGCGGACGCGAACGTGGTCTGGCCGTCCTCGCCGACGCTGCCCTGGTGCGGGCAGGCGCCGCCGACCGTGCCGCCGGCCACGCCCGAGGCGTTCATCACCCGGGTCTCCGGCCCGGCCCAGGAGGGCATGCGGCGGTACAGCGTGCCCGCGTCCGTGACGATCGCGCAGGCGATCCTGGAGTCCGGGTGGGGCGGCAGCGGGCTGACCCGGCGCGACCACAACTACTTCGGGATCAAGTGCTTCGGCTCGCCGGCCGGGATCGCGGTCGGCTGCCGGACGTACGAGACCAGCGAGTGCGGCAAGAAGGGCTGCTTCCGGACGCGGGCGTCGTTCCGGGCGTACCGCAACGCGTCCGGCTCGATGCTCGACCACGGCCGCTTCCTGACCGTGAACCCGCGGTACGCGCCCGCGTTCGTGTGGGACTACGCGCCCGAGCGGTTCGCCCGGGCCATCCACAAGGCCGGGTACGCCACGTCGCCGACGTACGCGGACAACCTGATCAACATCATGCGCCGCTACGATCTCACCCGGTTCGACCTTCGATGA
- a CDS encoding glycosyltransferase: MVMGAARRVAHAVQRASDLKVRQPPALRTAAAGGDRPPTVYYLTPDNPRPSGGLRQIYRHVDLLNASGTAAAVLHHERGFRCDWFPNSTRVESAADAVLTPADLLVVAEWYGPALGRLPAELRKVIFNQNAYRTFDQQPFETTPAGAPLAGVENVLALLAVSEDNEEFLRYAFPHLPVGRARVVVDTDLFFPGDRDEIPARRVAYLPRRRRADAEQVLHLLRARGALDGWELVPIDGVPEARVAELLRGAPVFLSFSEREGFGLPPAEAMASGAYVVGFTGLAGREFFDEMFSVPVPEDDVLAFAKRAEQALQTYDQDPAGVRAMGRLAYHHIRDRYSADGLRDDLAAFYSRFL; the protein is encoded by the coding sequence ATGGTGATGGGCGCGGCTCGGCGGGTGGCGCACGCGGTCCAGCGCGCGTCCGATCTCAAGGTGCGGCAGCCGCCCGCGCTGCGCACCGCCGCCGCCGGGGGTGACCGGCCGCCGACCGTCTACTACCTGACGCCGGACAACCCGCGGCCGAGCGGCGGGCTGCGGCAGATCTACCGGCACGTGGACCTGCTCAACGCGTCCGGGACCGCGGCGGCCGTGCTGCACCACGAGCGCGGGTTCCGGTGCGACTGGTTCCCGAACAGCACGCGCGTGGAGTCCGCGGCGGACGCGGTGCTCACGCCGGCCGACCTGCTGGTGGTGGCGGAGTGGTACGGGCCAGCCCTCGGCCGGCTGCCCGCGGAGCTGCGCAAGGTGATCTTCAACCAGAACGCCTACCGGACGTTCGACCAGCAGCCGTTCGAGACCACGCCGGCCGGTGCACCGCTGGCCGGCGTGGAGAACGTGCTGGCGCTGCTGGCCGTCTCCGAGGACAACGAGGAGTTCCTGCGGTACGCGTTCCCGCACCTGCCGGTCGGCCGGGCGCGGGTGGTGGTCGACACGGACCTGTTCTTCCCGGGCGACCGCGACGAGATCCCGGCGCGGCGCGTCGCCTACCTGCCGCGCCGTCGCCGGGCCGACGCCGAGCAGGTGCTGCATCTGCTGCGGGCGCGCGGCGCGCTCGACGGCTGGGAGCTGGTGCCGATCGACGGCGTGCCGGAGGCGCGGGTGGCGGAGCTGCTGCGCGGCGCGCCGGTCTTCCTCAGTTTCAGCGAGCGTGAGGGCTTCGGGTTGCCGCCGGCCGAGGCGATGGCCAGCGGTGCGTACGTGGTCGGCTTCACCGGGCTGGCCGGCCGGGAGTTCTTCGACGAGATGTTCAGCGTGCCGGTGCCGGAGGACGACGTGCTCGCCTTCGCCAAGCGCGCCGAGCAGGCATTACAGACCTACGATCAAGATCCCGCGGGGGTACGGGCGATGGGGCGCCTGGCCTACCACCACATCCGGGACCGCTACTCGGCCGACGGCCTGCGCGACGACCTCGCCGCGTTCTACAGCCGCTTCCTGTAG
- a CDS encoding TMEM165/GDT1 family protein: MEGFVVAFLVSFGVIFVAELGDKSQLMAMTFALRYRAWPVLLGITIATAVVHLASVGIGYGLGAALPTGWIALISGIAFIFFGAWTLRGDVLTDDEKQKAEHSTGSAVLAVGVAFFIAELGDKTMLATITLATQYGWFGTWAGSTLGMVAADALAIVVGRLLGRHLPEKAIKIGAAVLFALFGVWMIAEAVAELT; encoded by the coding sequence ATGGAAGGCTTCGTAGTCGCATTCCTCGTCAGCTTCGGCGTCATCTTCGTCGCGGAGCTGGGCGACAAGTCGCAGTTGATGGCGATGACGTTCGCGTTGCGCTACCGCGCGTGGCCGGTGCTGCTCGGCATCACGATCGCCACCGCGGTGGTGCACCTCGCCTCGGTCGGCATCGGTTACGGCCTGGGCGCCGCGCTGCCGACCGGCTGGATCGCGCTGATCTCCGGTATCGCGTTCATCTTCTTCGGTGCCTGGACGCTGCGCGGCGACGTGCTGACCGACGACGAGAAGCAGAAGGCCGAGCACTCGACCGGGTCCGCGGTGCTCGCGGTCGGCGTCGCGTTCTTCATCGCGGAGCTGGGCGACAAGACCATGCTGGCCACGATCACGCTGGCCACCCAGTACGGCTGGTTCGGCACCTGGGCCGGCTCCACGCTCGGCATGGTGGCCGCGGACGCGCTGGCGATCGTGGTCGGCCGCCTGCTCGGCCGGCACCTGCCGGAGAAGGCCATCAAGATCGGCGCGGCCGTGCTCTTCGCGCTCTTCGGCGTCTGGATGATCGCCGAAGCCGTCGCCGAACTCACCTGA
- a CDS encoding putative bifunctional diguanylate cyclase/phosphodiesterase has translation MTIAERPAPSRTRPHLWLWFVIGSAALAGVAVALPTLRPFALLGGEITAVAAVAAGIRLHRPRRTLPWRCILAGVSVPLIANLTWIGLSLAGLHPPYPGPVDAFYFLMYPLLLMGMVALPERGGRGAWRTGMLETGIFACAGAVLYWTLLVDPLLNSRDAQLTPAGLFALSYPLMDLLILCGATRLALLGSGRPGWSLLVVGAAIAQTIGDTLVFIHIVDGGDGWIDLLPASLCWLAAAVLAGAAALHPAMAAGGRVSDVRRTHPHAMFASYLALVLVVPTATTVSLLTELSSGSIDGHDVVVPMAATAVTLMLLVTRLTQIASLAESRARALVRRGTALERALARQESLQDELSHQALHDPLTGLPNRLLLRQRVEAALSGPVPATLIMLDLDGFKDINDRFGHPTGDALLAVIAARLQTGLRSGDTLARLGGDEFAVLLEDVRDVDAVLIGEKLVQLVRQPVEVGGHRLHTTASVGLRTLDSRLSTSEMLRDVDLALYAAKAAGKDRVVSFDERLRAEQLHRTRTVDGLRAAIDRADFAVHYQPLVDLRDEHTVSVEALVRWTPSDGKPIPPDQFISVAEDSGLIVPLGAWVLRRACLDAVAWHHRYGVRLSVNVSVRQLREPDFEQVVREALKDSGLPAHALTLEITESVLVADGGGAAIAHLTSLRRMGVKVAVDDFGTGYSSLAYLQHLPIDSIKIDKAFVPVEGPEGLQQVSLIRAIIDLARSLALGTVVEGVETAEQARLLQNLGCHLGQGYHFSRPITADAVERLIAADRAHAF, from the coding sequence GTGACGATCGCTGAGCGCCCCGCGCCGTCCCGGACGCGGCCGCACCTGTGGCTGTGGTTCGTGATCGGCAGCGCTGCCCTGGCCGGCGTCGCCGTGGCGCTGCCCACGCTACGGCCGTTCGCCCTGCTCGGCGGCGAGATCACCGCGGTCGCCGCGGTGGCGGCCGGGATCCGCCTGCACCGGCCGCGCCGCACGCTGCCCTGGCGGTGCATCCTGGCCGGCGTCTCCGTGCCGCTGATCGCGAACCTCACCTGGATCGGGCTGTCGCTGGCCGGCCTGCACCCGCCGTATCCGGGGCCGGTCGACGCGTTCTACTTCCTGATGTACCCGCTGCTCCTCATGGGTATGGTGGCGCTGCCCGAGCGCGGCGGCCGTGGCGCCTGGCGGACCGGGATGCTGGAGACCGGCATCTTCGCCTGCGCGGGCGCGGTGCTCTACTGGACGCTGCTGGTCGACCCGCTGCTGAACAGCCGTGACGCGCAGCTGACCCCGGCCGGGCTGTTCGCCCTGTCGTACCCGCTGATGGATCTTCTGATTCTGTGCGGCGCGACGCGGCTCGCCCTGCTCGGCAGCGGGCGCCCTGGCTGGAGCCTGCTCGTGGTCGGCGCCGCGATCGCGCAGACGATCGGCGACACCCTGGTCTTCATCCACATCGTGGACGGCGGCGACGGGTGGATCGACCTGCTGCCCGCGTCGCTGTGCTGGCTGGCCGCGGCCGTGCTGGCCGGCGCGGCCGCGCTGCACCCGGCGATGGCCGCGGGCGGGCGGGTCTCCGACGTCCGGCGCACCCACCCGCACGCGATGTTCGCGAGCTACCTGGCACTGGTGCTGGTCGTGCCGACCGCCACCACGGTCTCGCTGCTGACCGAGCTGAGCTCCGGCTCGATCGACGGCCACGACGTCGTGGTGCCGATGGCCGCCACCGCGGTCACGCTGATGCTGCTGGTCACACGGCTGACCCAGATCGCCAGCCTGGCCGAGTCGCGAGCCCGCGCGCTGGTCCGCCGCGGCACCGCGCTGGAGCGTGCGCTGGCCCGGCAGGAGTCGCTGCAGGACGAGCTCAGCCACCAGGCGCTGCACGACCCGCTGACCGGCCTGCCGAACCGTCTGCTGCTGCGCCAGCGCGTCGAGGCCGCGCTGAGCGGACCGGTGCCGGCCACGCTGATCATGCTGGACCTGGACGGGTTCAAGGACATCAACGACCGGTTCGGGCACCCGACCGGCGACGCGCTGCTCGCGGTGATCGCGGCCCGGCTGCAGACCGGGCTGCGCTCCGGCGACACCCTCGCCCGGCTCGGCGGCGACGAGTTCGCGGTGCTGCTGGAGGACGTCCGCGACGTGGACGCGGTCCTCATCGGCGAGAAGCTGGTGCAGCTGGTCCGGCAGCCGGTCGAGGTCGGCGGCCACCGGCTGCACACCACGGCCAGCGTCGGCCTGCGCACGCTCGACTCCCGGCTCAGCACGTCCGAGATGCTCCGCGACGTCGACCTCGCGCTCTACGCGGCGAAGGCGGCCGGCAAGGACCGGGTGGTCAGCTTCGACGAGCGGCTGCGCGCCGAGCAGCTGCACCGCACCCGGACCGTGGACGGGCTGCGTGCCGCGATCGACCGCGCCGACTTCGCCGTGCACTACCAGCCGCTGGTCGACCTGCGCGACGAGCACACCGTGTCGGTCGAGGCGCTGGTCCGGTGGACGCCGAGCGACGGCAAGCCGATCCCGCCGGACCAGTTCATCTCCGTCGCGGAGGACTCCGGGCTGATCGTGCCGCTCGGCGCCTGGGTGCTGCGCCGCGCCTGCCTGGACGCGGTCGCCTGGCACCACCGGTACGGCGTGCGGCTCTCCGTCAACGTCTCCGTGCGGCAGCTGCGCGAGCCGGACTTCGAGCAGGTCGTCCGCGAGGCGCTGAAGGACTCCGGGCTGCCCGCGCACGCGCTCACGCTGGAGATCACCGAGAGCGTGCTGGTCGCGGACGGTGGCGGCGCCGCGATCGCCCACCTCACCTCGCTGCGCAGGATGGGCGTGAAGGTGGCGGTCGACGACTTCGGCACCGGCTACTCGTCGCTGGCGTACCTGCAGCACCTGCCGATCGACAGCATCAAGATCGACAAGGCGTTCGTGCCGGTCGAAGGGCCCGAGGGCCTCCAGCAGGTGTCGCTGATCCGGGCGATCATCGACCTCGCCCGCAGCCTCGCGCTCGGCACCGTGGTCGAGGGAGTGGAGACCGCGGAGCAGGCGCGCCTGCTGCAGAACCTCGGCTGCCACCTCGGCCAGGGATACCACTTCTCCCGGCCGATCACCGCCGACGCGGTCGAGCGACTGATCGCGGCCGACCGCGCGCACGCTTTTTGA
- a CDS encoding RibD family protein — MGSQRPYTLLSCAMSVDGYIDDASAERLILSNDADLDRVDLIRATCDAILVGASTVRRDNPRLVVRSRIRRGDRVARSQPPSPVKVTLTRSGVLDPASHFFTVGDAPKLVYTASSAFTALSASLDGLATVIDAGPDVALDWVLADLSARGVHRLMVEGGAAVHAEFLTAGLVDELQLVVAPFLVGDPAAPRFAGGGALAWPSGQRMTVAEVRKIDDVVLLRYLLTDRFEVPV; from the coding sequence ATGGGGTCGCAGCGTCCCTACACGTTGCTCAGCTGTGCCATGTCGGTCGACGGATACATCGACGACGCGTCCGCCGAGCGCCTGATCCTCTCCAACGACGCCGACCTCGATCGCGTCGACCTGATCCGTGCCACCTGCGACGCGATCCTGGTCGGCGCCAGCACGGTCCGCCGGGACAACCCGCGGCTCGTGGTCCGCTCCCGGATCCGCCGCGGCGACCGGGTCGCGCGCAGCCAGCCGCCGTCGCCGGTCAAGGTCACGCTCACCCGGTCCGGCGTGCTGGACCCGGCCTCGCACTTCTTCACCGTGGGCGACGCGCCGAAGCTCGTCTACACCGCTTCATCGGCCTTCACCGCGCTTTCCGCGTCGCTGGACGGGCTGGCCACCGTGATCGACGCGGGCCCGGACGTCGCGCTCGACTGGGTGCTCGCCGACCTCTCCGCCCGCGGCGTCCACCGGCTCATGGTGGAGGGCGGCGCGGCCGTGCACGCGGAGTTCCTCACCGCCGGGCTGGTCGACGAGCTGCAGCTGGTGGTGGCGCCGTTCCTGGTCGGGGACCCGGCCGCGCCCCGGTTCGCCGGCGGCGGCGCGCTGGCCTGGCCGTCCGGCCAGCGGATGACCGTCGCGGAGGTCCGCAAGATCGACGACGTGGTGCTGCTGCGCTACCTGCTCACCGACCGGTTCGAGGTGCCGGTGTGA
- a CDS encoding deaminase, with the protein MTPDLLWLHRAVELSRLCPVSETAFAVGAVVVGADGRELATGYSRETDPHDHAEETALRKLRGVDLSGATIYSSLEPCSRRASHPRTCAELILAAGVPRVVYALREPPVFVEGDGAALLTACGVQVIHLDELADEVRRINAHVLSLH; encoded by the coding sequence GTGACACCGGACCTGCTGTGGCTGCACCGGGCGGTGGAGCTGTCGCGGCTGTGCCCGGTCTCGGAGACCGCGTTCGCGGTGGGCGCGGTCGTGGTCGGCGCGGACGGCCGGGAGCTGGCCACCGGCTACTCGCGCGAGACGGACCCGCACGACCACGCGGAGGAGACCGCGCTGCGCAAGCTGCGCGGCGTGGATCTGAGCGGCGCGACGATCTACAGCTCGCTGGAGCCGTGCAGCCGGCGCGCGTCGCACCCGCGGACCTGCGCGGAACTGATCCTCGCGGCGGGCGTCCCGCGGGTGGTCTACGCACTGCGCGAGCCGCCGGTCTTCGTGGAGGGCGACGGCGCCGCGCTGCTCACCGCCTGCGGCGTCCAGGTGATCCACCTGGACGAACTCGCCGACGAGGTGCGCCGGATAAACGCCCACGTGCTGTCACTGCACTGA
- a CDS encoding TetR/AcrR family transcriptional regulator has protein sequence MDSQALGLRERKKAATRLALHEAALRLVLRDGLAGVTVEAIADAADVSRRTFSNYFSGKEEALLHGDQVRMGTFLDTIRARPADETPWTALRETMVALRDTFGSRGPGVTAQLRLLRKQPTLISRQTAIYAEAEQELAAEFTARGAAPGLPARLLAATSMAAVRVATTQWIEENGTTPLPDLVDAALLVIRPAFPD, from the coding sequence ATGGATTCGCAGGCGCTCGGGCTTCGGGAGCGCAAGAAGGCCGCCACCCGGCTCGCGCTGCACGAGGCGGCGCTGCGCCTGGTGCTCCGCGACGGGCTGGCCGGCGTGACGGTCGAGGCGATCGCGGACGCGGCCGACGTGTCCCGCCGCACGTTCTCGAACTACTTCTCCGGCAAGGAGGAGGCGCTGCTGCACGGCGACCAGGTCCGGATGGGCACGTTCCTGGACACGATCCGGGCCCGGCCGGCGGACGAGACGCCGTGGACCGCGCTGCGCGAGACGATGGTGGCGCTGCGGGACACGTTCGGCTCACGCGGGCCCGGCGTCACCGCGCAGCTGCGGCTGCTGCGCAAACAGCCCACGCTGATCAGCCGGCAGACCGCGATCTACGCGGAGGCGGAGCAGGAGCTGGCCGCGGAGTTCACCGCCCGCGGCGCCGCACCCGGTCTCCCGGCCCGCCTGCTGGCCGCGACCAGCATGGCCGCGGTCCGCGTCGCCACCACCCAGTGGATCGAGGAGAACGGCACGACCCCGCTGCCCGACCTGGTCGACGCCGCCCTGCTCGTCATCCGCCCCGCCTTCCCGGACTGA